One genomic window of Polyangium aurulentum includes the following:
- a CDS encoding ABC transporter ATP-binding protein, protein MIEIVDLYKYYGERRAVGPLSFSIEAGEIVGLLGLNGAGKTTTLRILACDLLPSSGAVRVDGLDVVESPHEVRGRIGYLPDTPPLYGEMTVRAFLHFAARLRGMSKADAEKRVPEVLEATGLAQVDEQLITSLSHGYKQRVGIAQAIVHRPRLLVLDEPISGLDPVQIVEMRELLRGLKGEHTILLSSHILSEISETCDRILVIRDGQIAASGTEAELSSRLVKNQRFDVTVRGDEDRAREAALAVPGVVSVEAVDATEPGDGVSTLRVESESDVREAVCKALVVADLGLLEVRRGERELESVFLELAGPQGDGAQGAMAKKKAGKKGAKKARPAEDGSGT, encoded by the coding sequence GTGATCGAAATCGTAGACCTTTACAAGTACTACGGAGAGCGGCGGGCGGTCGGCCCCCTCTCCTTCTCCATCGAGGCCGGCGAGATCGTGGGCCTGCTCGGGCTCAACGGCGCCGGTAAGACGACGACGCTCCGGATCCTCGCCTGCGACCTGTTGCCCTCCTCGGGCGCGGTGCGGGTCGATGGGCTCGACGTCGTCGAGAGCCCGCACGAGGTGCGCGGTCGCATCGGCTACCTGCCCGACACGCCGCCCCTCTACGGAGAGATGACCGTGCGCGCCTTTCTGCACTTCGCGGCCCGCCTGCGAGGCATGTCGAAGGCCGACGCCGAGAAGCGCGTGCCCGAGGTGCTCGAGGCGACGGGGCTCGCGCAGGTCGACGAGCAGCTCATCACCTCGCTGTCGCACGGCTACAAGCAGCGCGTCGGCATCGCCCAGGCGATCGTGCACAGGCCGCGGCTGCTCGTGCTCGACGAGCCGATCAGCGGCCTCGACCCCGTGCAGATCGTCGAGATGCGCGAGCTCCTGCGGGGCCTCAAGGGCGAGCACACGATCCTGCTGTCGTCGCACATCCTCTCGGAGATCAGCGAGACCTGCGACCGGATCCTCGTCATCCGCGACGGCCAGATCGCCGCGAGCGGCACCGAGGCCGAGCTGAGCTCGAGGCTCGTCAAGAACCAGCGCTTCGACGTCACCGTGCGCGGCGACGAGGACCGGGCGAGGGAGGCGGCGCTCGCCGTGCCGGGCGTGGTCTCCGTCGAGGCGGTGGACGCGACCGAGCCGGGCGACGGCGTGAGCACGCTGCGTGTCGAGAGCGAGAGCGACGTGCGCGAGGCGGTGTGCAAGGCGCTGGTCGTGGCGGATCTCGGGCTGCTCGAGGTGCGGCGCGGCGAGCGCGAGCTCGAGAGCGTCTTCCTCGAGCTGGCGGGCCCGCAGGGCGACGGGGCCCAGGGGGCGATGGCGAAGAAGAAGGCCGGCAAGAAGGGCGCGAAGAAGGCGCGCCCGGCCGAGGACGGGAGCGGAACATGA
- a CDS encoding ABC transporter permease: MNGALLVASREISSYFRSLLGWAIAAAALLVEGIYFIAFGLSEARMSAEVLKKFFEGASGVTMIVAVLMSIRLLAGERENGTLVLLNTAPIRDAEIVAGKYLAALAMIVLVTVLSVYMPLLIFVNGKVSLGHIAVGYTGIVLLGSAALAMGMFTSALSRTQIMAAILGAVLVTVFVTLWMVARKTEEPVSDFLSGLSLHHLRQSPFMTGVLKLENVVYYVAVTYFFLLAAVKTLEARRWR, from the coding sequence ATGAACGGCGCGCTGCTCGTCGCAAGCAGGGAAATCAGCTCTTATTTCAGGTCGCTGCTCGGCTGGGCGATCGCCGCGGCCGCGCTCCTCGTCGAGGGGATCTACTTCATCGCCTTCGGCCTGTCCGAAGCCCGGATGTCGGCGGAGGTCTTGAAGAAGTTCTTCGAGGGGGCGAGCGGCGTGACGATGATCGTGGCCGTGCTCATGTCGATCCGGCTGCTCGCCGGGGAGCGCGAGAACGGCACGCTCGTCCTGCTCAACACGGCGCCCATCCGGGACGCCGAGATCGTGGCCGGCAAGTACCTGGCGGCGCTCGCGATGATCGTGCTCGTCACGGTGCTCAGCGTGTACATGCCGCTGCTCATCTTCGTGAACGGCAAGGTGAGCCTCGGGCACATCGCCGTCGGCTACACGGGCATCGTGCTGCTCGGCTCGGCGGCGCTCGCGATGGGGATGTTCACCTCGGCGCTGTCGCGGACGCAGATCATGGCGGCCATCCTGGGCGCCGTGCTGGTCACGGTGTTCGTGACGCTGTGGATGGTCGCGCGGAAGACGGAGGAGCCGGTGAGCGACTTCCTCTCGGGTCTGTCGCTCCACCACCTGCGGCAGTCGCCGTTCATGACCGGGGTGTTGAAGCTCGAGAACGTCGTCTACTACGTGGCCGTCACGTACTTCTTCCTGCTCGCGGCCGTGAAGACGCTGGAGGCGCGGCGATGGCGCTGA
- a CDS encoding Gldg family protein, whose translation MALKPKEAASSANPPANKAPAPRAAETPAGPGAQGKLVPWLGPIYVVSLGLLFVGERMLGTMEGARMAFSGLGFVGVLGSTALRVVLASRERDPSRRSIERMLTLFQTLGVIALGIYFATSTDGGRSLIGLADAAPEKRARVTGAATVAWISLIVVSVIPLLFGEVALAPMRRAPRVEVRRVRAATLAGVTLAFAVAYSSLFTFAAGELDVKADYSYFRTARPSESTKKIISSAPDTVEVRAFFPPLNDVGAEVDGYLADIARSAPNFKYAFYDRLMSPALAKDNKVTQDAVLVILRGPSRETLVLDKEMSKAAAKLKTLDADFQKALLKAMKEQRTVYFTVGHGELNETGGQQAAEGRSGKLLRRLLEGQNYVVKDLGLPQGLANEVPKDASVVMVLGPTAAFAPEEVASLARYAERGGKLVIALDPDAKADLGPLADVADLTFKPTVIATTDQFFVPRRRNPSDKANLVSNRFSSHASVSTLSKVSARAAVIVPVAGSLDKKQGSEAKVDFVLRSSAGAFADDNGNFELDGEEKKSTFNLAAAVTKPIKEGTPDADKAKGPAEMRAFVIADADSLSDAALGFAETNQIFAVDALRWLGGDESFAGDISSPEDVRIQHTKEKDTNWFYGTIIGAPSLLLGIGILVTRRARRASGRRA comes from the coding sequence ATGGCGCTGAAACCGAAGGAGGCGGCCTCTTCCGCCAACCCGCCCGCGAACAAGGCGCCCGCGCCGAGGGCCGCGGAGACGCCTGCGGGCCCCGGTGCCCAGGGCAAGCTCGTGCCCTGGCTCGGGCCGATCTACGTGGTGTCGCTCGGCCTGCTCTTCGTGGGCGAGCGGATGCTCGGGACCATGGAGGGCGCGCGCATGGCGTTCTCCGGGCTCGGCTTCGTGGGCGTGCTCGGATCGACCGCGCTGCGCGTGGTGCTCGCCTCGCGGGAGAGAGATCCCTCGCGAAGGAGCATCGAGCGCATGCTCACGCTCTTCCAGACGCTCGGCGTGATCGCGCTCGGCATCTACTTCGCGACGTCGACCGACGGCGGCCGGAGCCTGATCGGCCTCGCGGACGCGGCGCCCGAGAAGCGCGCGCGGGTGACGGGGGCGGCGACGGTCGCGTGGATCTCGCTGATCGTCGTGTCGGTGATCCCGCTCCTCTTCGGCGAGGTCGCGCTCGCGCCCATGCGGCGCGCGCCGCGCGTGGAGGTGCGCCGGGTGCGGGCGGCGACGCTCGCGGGCGTGACCCTCGCGTTCGCCGTGGCCTACTCGTCCCTGTTCACGTTCGCCGCGGGCGAGCTCGACGTGAAGGCGGATTATTCCTATTTCCGCACCGCGCGGCCGAGCGAGTCGACGAAGAAGATCATCTCGAGCGCGCCGGACACGGTGGAGGTGCGCGCGTTCTTCCCGCCGCTCAACGACGTCGGCGCGGAGGTCGACGGCTACCTCGCGGACATCGCGCGCTCGGCGCCGAACTTCAAGTACGCGTTCTACGACCGGCTGATGTCGCCGGCCCTCGCCAAGGACAACAAGGTCACGCAGGACGCGGTGCTCGTCATCCTGCGCGGCCCCTCGCGCGAGACGCTCGTCCTCGACAAGGAGATGTCGAAGGCGGCGGCGAAGCTGAAGACGCTCGACGCGGACTTCCAGAAGGCGCTGCTCAAGGCGATGAAGGAGCAGCGCACGGTCTACTTCACGGTGGGCCACGGCGAGCTGAACGAGACGGGCGGGCAGCAGGCGGCCGAGGGCCGCAGCGGCAAGCTCCTGCGCAGGCTGCTCGAGGGCCAGAACTACGTGGTGAAGGACCTCGGCCTGCCGCAGGGCCTCGCGAACGAGGTGCCCAAGGACGCGTCGGTCGTGATGGTGCTCGGCCCGACCGCGGCCTTCGCGCCGGAGGAGGTCGCCTCGCTCGCGCGCTACGCCGAGCGCGGCGGCAAGCTCGTGATCGCGCTCGATCCGGACGCCAAGGCCGACCTCGGCCCGCTCGCGGACGTCGCGGATCTGACCTTCAAGCCGACCGTGATCGCGACGACGGACCAGTTCTTCGTGCCGCGGCGGCGCAACCCGTCGGACAAGGCGAACCTCGTGTCCAACCGCTTCTCGTCGCACGCGTCGGTGTCGACGTTGAGCAAGGTCTCGGCCCGCGCGGCCGTGATCGTGCCAGTCGCGGGATCGCTCGACAAGAAGCAGGGGTCCGAGGCGAAGGTGGACTTCGTGCTGCGCTCGTCGGCGGGCGCGTTCGCGGACGACAACGGCAACTTCGAGCTCGACGGCGAGGAGAAGAAGAGCACGTTCAACCTCGCGGCCGCGGTGACGAAGCCCATCAAGGAGGGCACGCCCGACGCCGACAAGGCGAAGGGCCCGGCCGAGATGCGCGCGTTCGTGATCGCCGACGCGGACAGCCTGAGCGACGCCGCGCTCGGGTTCGCGGAGACGAACCAGATCTTCGCGGTGGACGCGCTGCGGTGGCTGGGTGGTGACGAGAGCTTCGCCGGGGACATCTCGTCGCCGGAGGACGTGCGCATCCAGCACACGAAGGAGAAGGACACGAACTGGTTCTACGGGACGATCATCGGCGCCCCGTCGCTCCTGCTCGGGATCGGGATCCTGGTGACGCGACGCGCGCGGCGTGCGAGCGGGAGGCGAGCATGA
- a CDS encoding DUF4340 domain-containing protein — protein MNVGRGFFVHLGLLVLAGASAAYVWTREEQPKALVQAEATIWSGNAKDVQKVVFEGKTKKVVLEAKEDKAGAYYVGSLEREATPPPPHGADPKAAPPPSPGGRTKTEFVAVGTAQKLVESLAPLKALRALGRIPEDRMEEFGLKDPEGTLLVTIGGTERKLVLGGTTPGGGDRYVRDPASGEGYVIDGEAVRDLDTAETRLVERELHEWKEAEVTAATVSAGGKTRQLVRGGPEGKRFWADPAAADQRDETAGNWMTKVDRLKPTDYVLTGPEGKQDIVRIEYTAGSRPLGWIELARVPAADPNAKPDYLVRTERTRFFAKVPATTAEQVEQDLGSIVK, from the coding sequence ATGAACGTGGGACGAGGATTCTTCGTTCATCTGGGGCTTTTGGTGCTGGCGGGCGCGAGCGCGGCCTATGTCTGGACGCGCGAGGAGCAGCCCAAGGCGCTGGTGCAGGCCGAGGCGACGATCTGGAGCGGCAACGCGAAGGACGTCCAGAAGGTGGTCTTCGAGGGCAAGACGAAGAAGGTCGTGCTCGAGGCCAAGGAGGACAAGGCCGGCGCCTACTACGTGGGCTCGCTCGAGCGGGAGGCGACGCCGCCCCCGCCGCACGGGGCCGATCCCAAGGCCGCGCCGCCGCCCTCCCCCGGCGGGCGCACCAAGACGGAGTTCGTCGCGGTGGGCACGGCGCAGAAGCTCGTCGAGTCGCTCGCGCCGCTGAAGGCGCTGCGCGCGCTCGGGCGCATCCCCGAGGATCGCATGGAGGAGTTCGGGCTCAAGGATCCCGAGGGCACGCTCCTGGTGACGATCGGCGGGACGGAGCGCAAGCTCGTGCTCGGCGGGACCACGCCGGGCGGCGGGGATCGCTACGTGCGAGATCCGGCGAGCGGCGAGGGGTACGTGATCGACGGCGAGGCGGTGCGGGATCTCGACACGGCCGAGACGCGCCTCGTCGAGCGCGAGCTGCACGAGTGGAAGGAGGCCGAGGTGACAGCGGCCACCGTGAGCGCGGGCGGCAAGACGCGGCAGCTCGTGCGTGGCGGCCCCGAGGGCAAGCGCTTCTGGGCCGATCCTGCTGCGGCGGATCAGAGGGACGAGACGGCGGGCAACTGGATGACGAAGGTCGACCGGCTCAAGCCGACCGACTACGTGCTGACGGGGCCCGAGGGCAAGCAGGACATCGTGCGCATCGAGTACACCGCAGGCTCGCGTCCTCTCGGCTGGATCGAGCTCGCGCGCGTGCCCGCTGCGGACCCGAACGCGAAGCCCGACTACCTCGTGCGCACCGAGCGGACGCGCTTCTTCGCGAAGGTGCCCGCCACGACCGCGGAGCAGGTCGAGCAAGATCTCGGGTCGATCGTGAAGTGA
- the xerD gene encoding site-specific tyrosine recombinase XerD yields MDLHGWVDAYLDHLRVERALAPRTVEAYARDLGKLCALAEGEGIASPEGLDAALVATYMVKLGKEGLGARSAARHLSAVRGFTRFLLRERAIEGDPAALVTRPKMARKLPKVLSFDEISRILEAPDPKTFRGTRDRAMLHVMYAAGLRVSELVGLKLADIDRKRGVVFALGKGGKRRIVPLGEPALEAVDAWLERRQAHPRALATPALFLSPRGKALTRQGVWKLLGAYARGAGVTKPSSPHKLRHSFATHLLEGGADLRSVQALLGHADIATTEIYTHLADDHVRAVYKKAHPRS; encoded by the coding sequence GTGGATCTGCACGGCTGGGTCGATGCGTACCTCGATCACCTGCGCGTCGAGCGCGCGCTCGCGCCTCGCACGGTCGAGGCGTACGCGCGCGATCTCGGCAAGCTCTGCGCGCTCGCGGAGGGCGAGGGGATCGCGTCGCCCGAGGGCCTCGATGCCGCGCTCGTCGCGACGTACATGGTGAAGCTCGGCAAGGAGGGGCTCGGCGCGCGCTCGGCGGCGCGGCACCTTTCGGCCGTGCGAGGTTTCACGCGCTTTCTGCTGCGCGAGCGCGCGATCGAGGGAGACCCCGCGGCGCTCGTCACGCGCCCCAAGATGGCGCGCAAGCTGCCCAAGGTGCTGTCGTTCGACGAGATCAGCCGCATCCTCGAGGCGCCCGATCCGAAGACGTTCCGCGGCACGCGCGACCGGGCCATGCTGCACGTGATGTACGCGGCGGGCCTGCGCGTGAGCGAGCTGGTGGGGCTGAAGCTCGCCGACATCGACCGCAAGCGCGGCGTGGTCTTCGCCCTCGGCAAGGGAGGCAAGCGCCGCATCGTGCCCCTCGGCGAGCCCGCGCTCGAGGCCGTCGACGCCTGGCTCGAGCGGCGACAGGCCCACCCGCGCGCCCTCGCGACCCCGGCGCTGTTCCTGTCACCGCGCGGCAAGGCCCTCACGCGTCAGGGCGTCTGGAAGCTCCTCGGCGCCTACGCGCGCGGCGCAGGCGTGACCAAGCCGAGCTCACCCCACAAGCTCCGCCACTCGTTCGCGACGCACCTGCTCGAAGGCGGCGCCGACCTGCGCAGCGTGCAAGCGCTCCTCGGCCACGCCGACATCGCGACCACCGAGATCTACACGCACCTCGCCGACGACCACGTGCGCGCGGTCTACAAGAAAGCGCATCCGAGATCGTGA
- a CDS encoding N-formylglutamate amidohydrolase: protein MVDPQFEVVEPKSGETPVVVEVPHAGLSLDAETLSYTIAPGRSIARDADLYVDALFQDAPAEGATLIYARASRYLVDLNRGENDLDHEAAEGGGRTPWPRGLIWRLTTDGEPILARRLPRAEVERRLELVYRPYHRVLEGLLARKRARFGFAILLCAHSMPSQPRRGHADPGGARADIVPGTRGRTTAAAAVIDVVDKHARACNFTVRHDDPYRGGFSTGHYGTPQSATHAVQIEIARRLYMDESTLRIDPQGFRGIREFGRTLVARLAFAENPTTLDALRGYPSGTV from the coding sequence GTGGTCGATCCCCAGTTCGAGGTCGTCGAGCCCAAGAGCGGCGAGACCCCCGTCGTCGTCGAGGTGCCTCACGCGGGCTTGTCGCTCGACGCCGAGACGCTCTCGTACACGATCGCGCCCGGGCGCAGCATCGCCCGGGACGCGGATCTGTACGTCGATGCTCTCTTCCAGGACGCTCCTGCCGAGGGCGCGACGCTCATCTACGCGCGGGCGAGCCGCTACCTCGTCGACCTGAACCGCGGCGAGAACGATCTCGACCACGAGGCCGCCGAGGGCGGAGGTCGCACGCCCTGGCCTCGCGGGCTCATCTGGCGGCTCACGACGGACGGCGAGCCGATCCTCGCGCGCCGCCTGCCGCGGGCCGAGGTCGAGCGCCGCCTCGAGCTGGTCTACCGCCCCTACCACCGCGTGCTCGAGGGGCTGCTCGCGCGCAAGCGTGCCCGCTTCGGGTTCGCGATCCTGCTCTGCGCGCACTCGATGCCGAGCCAGCCGCGCCGCGGTCATGCCGACCCGGGCGGCGCGCGCGCGGACATCGTCCCCGGCACGAGGGGGCGAACCACCGCGGCCGCTGCGGTCATCGACGTGGTGGACAAGCATGCGCGCGCCTGCAACTTCACGGTCCGCCACGACGACCCTTACCGGGGCGGGTTCTCCACCGGACATTACGGTACCCCCCAGAGTGCGACCCATGCCGTCCAGATCGAGATCGCCCGCCGGCTCTACATGGACGAATCCACCCTCCGGATCGACCCCCAGGGGTTCCGGGGGATACGCGAGTTCGGTCGCACCCTCGTCGCCCGGCTGGCGTTCGCCGAAAACCCCACCACGCTCGACGCCCTCCGGGGGTATCCTTCCGGTACGGTCTGA
- a CDS encoding D-arabinono-1,4-lactone oxidase, translating to MQPPIPIGSDGYYHPATEAELVSLVQWAHDGDRQLRVRGATHTFPNRAIFTDRDPGASELDVNVMLDKYRAIRWIDEARGIVEVEAGCNLSINPYDPTHTSTLENGLLYNLQQKGWALSDLGGITHQTVSGFLSTGSSGGSLKWGIDENVLKFRFIDGTGQVHEASKDQNPDLFLAVGVSMGLLGVISSVTLQCVPTFNIKGSESTTTEEDCEIDLFGAGTNGKPSLEQFLQQTDYSRLMWWPQSGVKRVVVWKAERLAASPDFVPKPYEEMGDSPETMEVMAGLLLSIIGNLDNLSALPKTIAPMFDQLDEALLTDLEKLGLPAELAGALAKIIAKIMEVGVDGVLEFPGMDLVGRLVKDGLPLILPPLFKMFVTLDSDKSPPGPQQFQDYAWKGLPMDNGMDDVLMPTLFTEIWIPLSRTREVMTTLRDFFERGGLDATGTYSFELYAAKASPFWLSASYGEPVFRVDVFWFGYNAGDPTKDFYPKFWDLLAPFGFKLHWGKYLPNDPAPLKSWAKYLSQQFAHWNDFLAQRARLDPKNIFLTSYWREHLGLEDALPKR from the coding sequence ATGCAACCCCCGATCCCCATCGGCAGCGACGGCTATTACCACCCTGCGACCGAGGCCGAGCTCGTTTCACTGGTCCAATGGGCGCACGACGGAGACCGGCAGCTCCGTGTCCGTGGCGCGACCCATACCTTCCCCAATCGCGCGATCTTCACCGACCGAGATCCGGGCGCCTCCGAGCTGGACGTCAACGTCATGCTCGACAAGTACCGCGCCATTCGCTGGATCGACGAGGCGCGAGGCATCGTCGAGGTGGAGGCCGGCTGCAATCTCTCCATCAACCCGTACGACCCGACGCACACCTCCACGCTGGAGAACGGCCTGCTCTACAACCTCCAGCAAAAGGGGTGGGCGCTCTCGGATCTCGGCGGAATCACCCACCAGACGGTCTCCGGCTTCCTCTCCACCGGCTCCTCGGGCGGCTCGCTCAAGTGGGGCATCGACGAGAACGTCCTGAAGTTCCGCTTCATCGACGGCACGGGCCAGGTCCACGAGGCCTCGAAGGACCAGAACCCCGACCTCTTCCTTGCGGTCGGCGTCTCCATGGGCCTCCTGGGCGTGATCTCGAGCGTCACGCTCCAGTGCGTCCCGACCTTCAACATCAAGGGGAGCGAGTCGACCACCACCGAGGAGGACTGCGAGATCGACCTCTTCGGCGCCGGGACGAACGGCAAGCCGAGCCTCGAGCAGTTCCTCCAGCAGACCGATTACAGCCGCCTGATGTGGTGGCCCCAGAGCGGCGTGAAGCGCGTGGTGGTCTGGAAGGCGGAGCGCCTGGCGGCCTCGCCGGACTTCGTCCCGAAGCCTTACGAGGAGATGGGAGACTCCCCCGAGACCATGGAGGTGATGGCCGGGCTGCTCCTCAGCATCATCGGCAACCTCGACAACTTGAGCGCATTGCCGAAGACGATCGCGCCGATGTTCGATCAGCTCGACGAGGCCCTTCTGACGGATCTCGAGAAGCTCGGCCTCCCCGCGGAGCTGGCAGGCGCGCTCGCCAAGATCATCGCGAAGATCATGGAGGTCGGGGTCGACGGCGTGCTCGAGTTCCCCGGCATGGACCTGGTGGGGCGCCTCGTGAAGGACGGCCTGCCCCTCATCCTGCCGCCGCTCTTCAAGATGTTCGTCACGCTGGACAGCGACAAGAGTCCCCCCGGACCGCAGCAGTTCCAGGACTACGCGTGGAAGGGCCTGCCGATGGACAACGGCATGGACGATGTCCTCATGCCGACGCTGTTCACCGAGATCTGGATCCCGCTGTCGAGGACGCGTGAGGTCATGACCACGCTGCGCGACTTCTTCGAGCGTGGTGGGCTCGACGCGACGGGGACCTACTCGTTCGAGCTGTACGCCGCCAAGGCCAGCCCGTTCTGGCTCAGCGCCTCGTATGGCGAGCCGGTGTTCCGCGTCGACGTGTTCTGGTTCGGCTACAACGCCGGCGATCCGACGAAGGACTTCTATCCGAAGTTCTGGGATCTGCTCGCGCCGTTCGGGTTCAAGCTGCACTGGGGCAAGTACCTGCCGAACGATCCGGCCCCGCTGAAGAGCTGGGCGAAGTACCTCTCGCAGCAGTTCGCGCACTGGAACGACTTCCTTGCGCAGCGCGCGAGGCTCGACCCGAAGAACATCTTCCTCACCAGCTACTGGCGAGAGCACCTGGGGCTCGAGGACGCGCTTCCGAAGCGCTAG
- a CDS encoding bifunctional chorismate mutase/prephenate dehydratase, whose protein sequence is MDERKRLEELRAQLAEIDHQILRQVEKRARLAQDIIRLRTGTARFAPLADGPHIQALEQAVSPPLSASAVRPLFTAIDAASRIFEVAPRVVFLGAEGGFGWTAARQHFGLNTELVRTENAAAAIDEVARSRAEYAVVPYESLKDGPIFPTIQAIAGADLKLVGEHELTQVLCLVNATGNPADIEKIYVSPHDHLATMGYLEANHPRTTVLDVRSPLLALELAAGDHGSAAIVPRASLGAASELRVARENIGDDGEIRMRYGVVSRLPAPRSGADATALLFGVHDKPGALHEILQHFKEKSCNLRRIQSRPVPGEGWEYVFYVEVFGHATDRNLVAALEGIKLEAKMLKIIGSFPLERPERTPSEPAERHR, encoded by the coding sequence ATGGATGAGAGGAAACGACTCGAAGAGCTGAGGGCTCAGCTCGCGGAGATCGATCACCAGATCCTCCGCCAGGTCGAGAAGCGGGCTCGGCTCGCTCAAGACATCATCAGGCTGCGCACCGGCACGGCGCGCTTCGCCCCGCTGGCCGACGGCCCGCACATCCAGGCGCTCGAGCAGGCCGTCTCGCCTCCCTTGTCGGCCAGCGCCGTCCGCCCCCTGTTCACGGCCATCGACGCCGCGAGCCGCATCTTCGAGGTCGCCCCGCGCGTCGTCTTCCTCGGCGCCGAGGGCGGCTTCGGCTGGACCGCCGCGCGCCAGCACTTCGGCCTCAACACCGAGCTGGTGCGCACGGAGAACGCGGCGGCCGCCATCGACGAGGTCGCCCGATCGCGCGCCGAGTACGCCGTGGTGCCCTACGAATCGCTGAAGGACGGCCCCATCTTCCCGACGATCCAGGCCATCGCGGGCGCCGACCTCAAGCTCGTCGGCGAGCACGAGCTGACGCAGGTGCTCTGCCTCGTCAACGCCACGGGCAACCCGGCGGACATCGAGAAGATCTACGTCTCGCCGCACGACCACCTGGCCACGATGGGCTACCTCGAGGCGAACCACCCGCGCACCACCGTGCTCGACGTGCGCTCGCCCCTGCTCGCGCTCGAGCTCGCGGCGGGCGATCACGGCAGCGCGGCCATCGTGCCCCGCGCCTCGCTCGGCGCCGCGAGCGAGCTGCGCGTCGCGCGCGAGAACATCGGCGACGACGGCGAGATCCGCATGCGCTACGGCGTCGTCTCCCGCCTGCCCGCGCCCCGCTCGGGCGCAGACGCGACGGCGCTGCTCTTCGGCGTGCACGACAAACCGGGCGCTTTGCACGAGATCCTGCAGCACTTCAAGGAGAAGAGCTGCAACCTGCGCCGCATCCAGTCGCGCCCCGTGCCGGGCGAGGGCTGGGAGTACGTGTTCTACGTCGAGGTCTTCGGTCACGCGACCGACAGAAACCTCGTCGCCGCGCTCGAGGGCATCAAGCTCGAGGCCAAGATGCTGAAGATCATCGGCTCGTTCCCCCTCGAGCGGCCGGAGCGGACGCCCTCCGAGCCGGCGGAGCGCCATCGCTAG
- a CDS encoding FmdB family zinc ribbon protein, with amino-acid sequence MPTYEYACTSCAHQWEFEQSIREDPLKECPRCHAQTARRQISRGTGFILKGGGWYSDLYSSTGNKPPSGGSSEGGGSSDGGGSSSTPSGSSSSESKSSTATA; translated from the coding sequence ATGCCTACCTACGAGTACGCCTGTACGTCTTGCGCGCACCAGTGGGAGTTCGAGCAGTCCATCCGCGAAGACCCCCTGAAAGAGTGCCCGCGCTGCCACGCGCAGACTGCCCGACGGCAGATCTCCCGCGGCACCGGCTTCATCTTGAAGGGCGGCGGCTGGTACTCCGACCTCTATAGCTCGACCGGCAACAAGCCCCCGAGCGGCGGCTCCTCCGAAGGCGGAGGTTCGTCCGACGGCGGAGGCTCTTCTTCCACGCCCTCGGGGAGCTCGTCTTCCGAGAGCAAGTCCTCGACCGCCACGGCCTAG